TTCGGCAAACTTCAACCAATTTTTCAGTTTGTTCCTCAACACCTTTTGCAACATCAATAACCACAATAACACTATCTACAGCGGTTAATGTTCTAAAAGTATCTTCAGCAAAATCTTTATGCCCTGGAGTATCAAGAATATTAATTTTAATACCATCATATTCGAAGGCTAAAACAGAAGTAGCAACAGAAATTCCTCTTTGGCGTTCAATTTCCATAAAGTCACTAGTAGCCCCTTTTTTAATTTTATTACTTTTTACAGCACCCGCTTCTTGTATGGCACCACCAAAAAGAAGTAATTTCTCAGTTAATGTTGTTTTTCCAGCATCGGGGTGAGAAATAATACCAAAAGTTCGTCGTCTGTTTATCTCTTTAATAAAACTCATAATAATCTTGCAAATTGGTTGCAAATATACTTTATAATTTACGATTTCAGAATCTCTCTTTTATATTTTATAGATAGAATTATTATATTAGTATATTACTTGGTATTTTTGTTTCCTATGGAAGAGGAAAAAGTAATTCTTGTAAACGAAAACGACGAACCAATAGGTACCATGCCTAAGATGGAAGCGCATGAAAAAGCACTTTTACATCGGGCATTTTCAGTATTTGTTTTTAATGATAATAGCGAATTAATGCTTCAACAGCGTGCAGGACACAAATACCACTCACCGTTATTGTGGACGAATACCTGTTGTAGTCATCAACGTGTTGGAGAAACCAATATACAAGCAGGAAAGCGTCGTTTAATGGAAGAAATGGGCTTTGTAGTAGATTTGGAAGACACTATTTCATTTATTTATAAAGCTCCTTTCGATAATGGTTTAACTGAGCATGAATTTGATCATATTTTGATTGGCAAATACAATAGTATTCCAAAAATAAACCCAGATGAAGTTGCTACTTGGAAATGGATGTCTCTAGAAGCAGTGAAAAACGATATTCTAAAACATCCAGAATTATATACCGAATGGTTTAAAATCATTTTTGATAAATTCTACGAACATATAAACATTATAAAATGAAGGTAACAGTTAGTAGAAAAGCACATTTTAATGCTGCACATCGCTTGTATAGAAAAGATTGGACTCATGAAAAGAACGATGATGTGTTTGGTAAATGCAACAACCCTAATTTTCATGGGCATAATTATGAATTGATTGTTAGTGTTACAGGAGAAATTGATAAAGAAACCGGTTATGTTATAGACATGAAGATTTTAAAGGATATTATCAAAGATGAAATTGAGGATGCTTTCGACCATAAAAATTTGAATGTTGAAGTGCTAGAGTTTAAAGATTTAAACCCGACCGCTGAAAATATTGCAGTTGTTATTTATAATAAGATAAATCCAAAACTTGATTCTGGTCTTAGGTTAGAAATAACCCTTTTTGAAACACCTCGTAATTTTGTTACTTACTCAGGTACATAAAAAAGAAATTCCCAAGAATATCTCTTGGGAATTTTATTTAACAAGCAGTTCTATTAGTACTGTACGTTTTCTCTACAGGAAAGTCAAACAACGCACTACAAATACGTTCTTGATGGTTTGTTGTAGATTTTTCTTTGGTAACAGTTATGTTTACTAAATAGCCTTCTTTATTTTGTTTCACCAATTGGGCTTGAATGGTAAGTTTGTCATTCACAAATGCATTTTTATACATTTTAAATTTAAAATCGCCAATTTGAGGAATTTCTTGTAAATAAAATTCTTTTACCGGATATGCTGCAACAGTTTTTATTTTATCATAAAGTGCATGAGGTAATAAAAAACCATTGCTATTACTTATGTCTTTTGTTACTATAAATGGAGTGTTTATATGATGTGTTTTCATGAGTCTGTTTTTAAGGGTATAATAATAAAGGTGTTAAGTTGTAATTATGGTACGTGCTGAATGTGACGTTAGTGCAAATAATGGCGTTCATAAAAAATTGAATTTTCTGTTTCATTGATTTTAGTGTTTTCATAATTTTTAAGATTTAATTGATTTAAAATAAAAAAGGTGCCTTTAAAAAAAGCACCTTTATTGATATAGATAAATTGTATTATTTAACGTTTATTCAAGATGCATATAAGTTTTGTTTTTGGCCATAAAACACGCCACCGACTTCACCTGTTGAGAGGTTCGGGTACAAATTAGGTTATATGACAACTTTATTGCATTCATCAACACCAAATGTAATAATAATTTTTATAAAATTAGTAAGCTTTTATGAGAATTTTGTTTAAGATTAATGTAGTTTTGCATGAAATTTAAAAATATTGAATTATGGCAAATGTTAGAAACCTAAAAAAAGATATTAATTACGTTTTAGGAGATATTATAGAAGCAGCTTATGTTTGGGAATTAACAAACGCAAGTAAGGATACAAAAAAGAGCGAAGCAGTTATTGATGAAGCGATCATAACTTTTGACGAATTAATTTCTAAAGTGAATGCAAAGAATGTAGAGAATCCAAAAGCTCATTTTAAGGCTATTAGCGCAGAATTAGAAACTAAGGGAACAGCGTTAATTGAAAAAATTAATAATTTAGCATAATTTTTTACCAGACTGCTTGCAAATATAATTTTTGCGGTTATATTTGCATCCGTAAATCGCCGATGTAGCTCAGCTGGCTAGAGCAGCTGATTTGTAATCAGCAGGTCGTGGGTTCGAGTCCCTCCATCGGCTCTTCATAAAAAAACTCTTCATTTGGAGAGTTTTTTTATTTAAACATATTAGATACTGGATGTGTTTTTACCAACTACCCAAAAAGCAAACGACCTTTCCAATGGAAAGGTCGTTTGCTTTTTGGGTTATAAGGTTTAATTACTTCTCCGCTTGTTTTATATTATCAATAAACACTTGTAACTCTTTCCCGTATTTAGAAGCTTTTACTTTGGGTGTTAATGAGTTATTAATGGTATCTAAAAATTTAACTCGAGCGTTATAAATTTCTGTTAGAGCTAAATAAGGCGCTACCTCGCTGTCTTTATGGTTTAAAGCAAAATTAACAGTAAATAAATAGCGGCGTTTTAAATTATTATCAGATTTTTTTTGAATGGCATTAGATTTAGATGTATCTCCTTTTTTTAATGCTTCAAAATTTTCTTTAATAAGATCTAAATTTTGTCCGTTAAAACGGGTCTTCATCAATTTATATTCTTCAAATATCTTTTGTTGCTCAGATCCATTAATAGTGGCTCCATATCCAAAATTCTTAACATTAGTTTTTATTTCAGTAACACCTTTATCAGCAAAAAATACAATTTGATCCTTTTCTGAACTGTTTTTATCTAAAAATAAATAAAAAACTTCAGGTGATTCTAAAGAAGATGCATGTAATAGAATATCCGATTGCCCATTTACTGCTATAGTATCGATGGTAATCAAATTCTCATTTTTTACTTTTTTCAAATAAAGGACTCCTTTTTTTAAGCCATTTACCTCAACTTTTACTGTTAAATCGTTTTGTTCTTTGCTACAGGCAAAAATTAATAGCGAAAATATGATATATAATATTTTTTTCATTAGTCGATTAGTTTTTTTAAAAAGCAAATATCTTATAATTATATTTTATATACTAACGGTAGCTATCTATTATTTATAAGTTTCTTGTTTATATGGTGTTATTTTTAATTTCATATTTATTAATGTAATTATTGGTTTTGGCACACTATTTGTATATGTATACTTGTTGCATTTTGTAGGGTTTATTGAGTGGTTACTTTAAACTTAGAAATGTAATTCATATTTTAGTTGGTTAGTTAGTAAAAATGCACTCTTTTTAGGGTGCATTTTTTAGTTTATTACAATTGTTAGCGATGTATTTTATCGAATATTAGTGTTATTTCGTCTGAAAATGTTAAAATTATATGCTTTTTATCGAATTTTATTGTATTTAATCGTTTGTATTTGTTTTTTAATTATATATTTGGAGGGTACTAAATAACACACTTTTTAGTTCAATGGATTAATTAATTAATATTTGCATTATGTTGTTGGTATAGGAATCCTAAATCTACTTCGTAATAAAATAAGCAAATTGAAAGAAAACCGAGTTTGAGGGAACTCGGTTTTTTTGTTTTTATAGTTTTACTGATATTATTATATTTATTTTTATAACCTTAAATAGCTGTAAGCCCAATACATAAGTAGAATCTGCAGAGGAATTCTTAAAATAAGTAACCACTTTGGCAATCCTGCCGAAGCTTTTTTACTAGAAAGCATATAAAAATGTACTAATAGAAAAACTATCAACATGGTAATGATAAATATGAGTGATATATCTTTCACTAAAGGAACGCATACCATAATACCTAAAAAAACTTCTGCAATACCACTTAAAAACACTAATAATTTGTGTTTTGGTAAGTAAATTGGCATAATGCGTAAATATATTTTAGGTTTTATAAAATGATTGACTCCTGCTGCTATATAAAGTAGAGCCATTAAGTATAAATGCCAAGGATAGTCCATGTATTAAATATAATTTTATCTAAATTAGCATAATTTGTGTTAGTTATGAAGTGTTATGTTACGTTTTTATTAGTATTTGTCTGTTTCGGTGCTATTGCGCAATTACCAGAAGGGTTCGTGTATGTGAATTCTGTTATTCCAGATTTATATGTAGAACTACGCTACAATACTAAAAATAATTTTGTTGGTGAACGTATTGATGGTTACCAATCTAATAAACTCATATTAACAAAAGAGGCTGCTTTAGCTTTAAAACAAGTTCAGGAAGCACTGCTAAGCAAAAATTTATGTTTATTGGTTTATGATGGCTATAGGCCACAGAAAGCAGTAAATCATTTTATACGATGGGCGAAAAAATTAAACGATACCATTAATAAACAAACATTTTACCCCGATGTTGATAAACTTAATTTATTTGTAGAAGATTATATTGCTATCAGATCTGGTCACAGCAAAGGCAGTACTATAGATGTTACTATTATAGATGGGAATACAAACAAACCCTTAGATATGGGGAGCAATTATGATTTTTTTGGTGAAGCTTCTTGGGTAGACTATAAAAATATCACCAAAACTCAAAAAGCTAACAGACAGCTTTTACAAGAAGTAATGCTTCAATTTGGTTTTAAAAATTATCCTAAAGAATGGTGGCATTTTACTTTAAATAATGAACCATATCCAAGTACTTATTTTGATTTTCCAGTAAAGTAAAAGAGGCTGTCTAAAAAGTGTATTTTATTTATAATTGCTGTTGATTCTTTTCTAATTCTTTTCGCATTTGTTTGATGGTTAAAGTGCTTCCATCATGACTCCATCCTGGAGGACCAAAGGCATACATGAATTTATGATATAAATTGGGACTCTTCTTCATATCGTTCCAAATATCTTTATATTCATGGGTTAATATCACCAAAGGGTTATACGAATTTGGCGGTTTTGTAACACCATATTCAATATCTATATCGTCATCTAACTCCTTCCAAGTTCCAAATATTTTATCGAACATATTTAAAAATCCTCCATGATTCTTATCCATGTATTCTAAATTTTTAGCATGGTGAACTTGGTGCATGGTATGTGTATTGAATATTTTTTCAATAATACCCATTTTTGGAACATAAGTTGAATGTAATTGAAATTGCCAAAGTGCCTCGATTCCTAAACAGACAATAACCATTTCTGGTGGAAAGCCTATGGCAGGTAACCACATGTAAAAAAACGGTTTGTACAAAATGGTAAACCAACCATTTCTAACAGCTGTTCCCAAGTTAAAATTATCGGATGAGTGATGCACAATATGTGCTGCCCATAAAAAACGTACCATATGGTTTTGTCTGTGAAACCAATAATAACTGAAATCGTCTAAAAATTGGCAAGCAATCCAAACATACCAAGAATATCCAAAAGATTCCCAACCCATAATATTAGTACGAATACCACTAACCATAGGGTTGAATAATTCGTAAATATAATTGAAAATGATGATGGCAGAAATAGTTTTAACTAGAGGAGCTAAAACCACCGAGCCAACTCCCATAGTAAGGCTAGATCCTAAATCTTTCCATTTATAAAGGTCCTTATGGTTATGGGTTTTACTATAAGTAAGTTCTAGTAAAATGAGCCCTAAAAAAAAGGGAATGCCGTAAACTAATGGGTTTGTAAAACTCATTTATCGTTTAATTTAGAGGTATTATAATGGTTAATAGAAATAAACTTGTTAAAATATTTTGGTGAAGATACCTATTATTTAACGGAATTTATGTTGATTTAGTACCAGCGTTTCTTTTTCTTTTTAGAAGCTTCGCTTTTACGTCCTTTTTTATGCTTGCTTTTTCCAGGTGTACGGTGAATTTCCTTTTTTGCTTTTGGATCTAAAGGATAGGGGTGATCTTCAATAACATCCAATTGCAACTGAATAAGTTGTTGTATGCTTGCTACATAAACTTTTTCATCGGCAGAACAAAAGGAATATGATGTGCCTGTTTTTCCAGCTCTGGCAGTTCTCCCAATACGGTGTACATAGGTTTCGGGTTTACTTGGTAAATCGAAATTTATAACAGCATCCAATTCTTTTATATCAATACCACGTGCAGCAACATCGGTCGCTATTAAAATATTGGCATGGTTTAATTTGAAATTATTTAAGGCTTCTTCTCTTAAATTCTGACTTTTATCGCCATGTAAACTTTCTACTTTATAACCGTTCTTTTTAAGTGTTTCCTCTAACTTTTCAACGCCAAATTTGGTGCGTCTAAAAATAAGAATGCTTCCTTTAATGTTGTTTCTTAATACATGTAAACACAACTCGATTTTGTTTTTCTTGGGCACATAATAGAGTGCTTGATCTACATTTTTAGATGTAGAAGAATTTTGCGCCACTTCAACACGTTCAGGTGTATTTAAAATGGTATTTGCTAATTGTTCTACTTTAAAAGGAATGGTTGCTGAAAACAATAAAATTTGCTTTTCGTTGGTACATAAACGCTCAATTTTCTTCACATCATCTATAAAACCCATGTCTAACATTAAATCGGCTTCATCTAAAACCAAAGTTTCAATATAATCTAGGTTTATAATGTCTTGTTTATGTAAATCGAGTAAACGCCCTGGGGTTGCAATTAAAATATCAACACCTTTTTTCAACACATCAATTTGAGGTTCTATGGAAGCGCCGCCAAAAACAACGGTGGTTCTTAAATTGGTGTACGTGCTGTATTTTTTAAAATTTTCATTTATTTGAATCGCCAATTCACGCGTAGGACTTATTATTAAAGCTCTAATTTTTTTACCTTTTTTACTTCCTTCTTGTTTATCGAACAATTGTTGTAAAATAGGCAATGCAAAAGCAGCTGTTTTACCTGTACCTGTTTGGGCAGAGACAATCACGTCTTTTTTTGCCAAAACAAAAGGGATGGTTTTTTCTTGTACCAAGGTTGGGTTGTCGTAACCAGCTTCGGCAACGGCTCTTAATATAGGTCTGTTAAGTTGTAAGTCTTTAAATGACATGAATTATAATTATAATGTGCCACAAAGATACATAAAAGTTGTTCTGCTAATTTTAACCTGTTGGGTGTTATTCAAAAGTTTATTATGAGACTATTTATTTCATGTAAAACAGATGTCAATTAACTCCAGAATGTTACACTGAGCTTGTCGAAGTGCCTTTTTAATAGTCTTAGACAAGCTCAGACTGACAGCGAACATGTATTTGGTAAAAGAAAAAATAAATACATATAAAGGATTAATTTTAGCAGTAACATTTTCTAATTTTGCGACTTAAAATATTAAATTCTTAATGGTACAATACAACCCCAAAGACTGGCTAACATTTATTTTTAAATTTCATAAATCGGATACCTTTAGAAAACTCATTCCTATGATGATTTTTATAGGTATTTACACGTATGGTGTGGGTTATTTGGAGCTTGAATATTGGAAATTGTCAGCTAAAAACCATTTGTCAAATATCACGGTGATGCATAGCATGTTGGGCTTCGTCATATCTTTATTATTGGTGTTTAGAACCAATACCGCTTATGATCGTTGGTGGGAAGGCCGGAAACTATGGGGAGCCTTAGTAAATAACAGTAGAAACTTAGCGCTTAAATTAAGTGTGATGTTGAAAGAGGATCACGATAGAGGTTATTTTAAAAGATTGATACCTAGTTATGCATCTATGTTAGCAAAACATTTAACCGATAAGGAAACAAGTTTACAGCTTTATGAAGATTTAGATTTAGAAATTGATCATCATAAACATAGACCAAATCAAGTTGCTAAAATGATTTA
The genomic region above belongs to Mariniflexile litorale and contains:
- the idi gene encoding isopentenyl-diphosphate Delta-isomerase — translated: MEEEKVILVNENDEPIGTMPKMEAHEKALLHRAFSVFVFNDNSELMLQQRAGHKYHSPLLWTNTCCSHQRVGETNIQAGKRRLMEEMGFVVDLEDTISFIYKAPFDNGLTEHEFDHILIGKYNSIPKINPDEVATWKWMSLEAVKNDILKHPELYTEWFKIIFDKFYEHINIIK
- a CDS encoding 6-carboxytetrahydropterin synthase, whose protein sequence is MKVTVSRKAHFNAAHRLYRKDWTHEKNDDVFGKCNNPNFHGHNYELIVSVTGEIDKETGYVIDMKILKDIIKDEIEDAFDHKNLNVEVLEFKDLNPTAENIAVVIYNKINPKLDSGLRLEITLFETPRNFVTYSGT
- a CDS encoding DUF4369 domain-containing protein, producing MKKILYIIFSLLIFACSKEQNDLTVKVEVNGLKKGVLYLKKVKNENLITIDTIAVNGQSDILLHASSLESPEVFYLFLDKNSSEKDQIVFFADKGVTEIKTNVKNFGYGATINGSEQQKIFEEYKLMKTRFNGQNLDLIKENFEALKKGDTSKSNAIQKKSDNNLKRRYLFTVNFALNHKDSEVAPYLALTEIYNARVKFLDTINNSLTPKVKASKYGKELQVFIDNIKQAEK
- a CDS encoding M15 family metallopeptidase — translated: MKCYVTFLLVFVCFGAIAQLPEGFVYVNSVIPDLYVELRYNTKNNFVGERIDGYQSNKLILTKEAALALKQVQEALLSKNLCLLVYDGYRPQKAVNHFIRWAKKLNDTINKQTFYPDVDKLNLFVEDYIAIRSGHSKGSTIDVTIIDGNTNKPLDMGSNYDFFGEASWVDYKNITKTQKANRQLLQEVMLQFGFKNYPKEWWHFTLNNEPYPSTYFDFPVK
- a CDS encoding sterol desaturase family protein yields the protein MSFTNPLVYGIPFFLGLILLELTYSKTHNHKDLYKWKDLGSSLTMGVGSVVLAPLVKTISAIIIFNYIYELFNPMVSGIRTNIMGWESFGYSWYVWIACQFLDDFSYYWFHRQNHMVRFLWAAHIVHHSSDNFNLGTAVRNGWFTILYKPFFYMWLPAIGFPPEMVIVCLGIEALWQFQLHSTYVPKMGIIEKIFNTHTMHQVHHAKNLEYMDKNHGGFLNMFDKIFGTWKELDDDIDIEYGVTKPPNSYNPLVILTHEYKDIWNDMKKSPNLYHKFMYAFGPPGWSHDGSTLTIKQMRKELEKNQQQL
- a CDS encoding DEAD/DEAH box helicase, with product MSFKDLQLNRPILRAVAEAGYDNPTLVQEKTIPFVLAKKDVIVSAQTGTGKTAAFALPILQQLFDKQEGSKKGKKIRALIISPTRELAIQINENFKKYSTYTNLRTTVVFGGASIEPQIDVLKKGVDILIATPGRLLDLHKQDIINLDYIETLVLDEADLMLDMGFIDDVKKIERLCTNEKQILLFSATIPFKVEQLANTILNTPERVEVAQNSSTSKNVDQALYYVPKKNKIELCLHVLRNNIKGSILIFRRTKFGVEKLEETLKKNGYKVESLHGDKSQNLREEALNNFKLNHANILIATDVAARGIDIKELDAVINFDLPSKPETYVHRIGRTARAGKTGTSYSFCSADEKVYVASIQQLIQLQLDVIEDHPYPLDPKAKKEIHRTPGKSKHKKGRKSEASKKKKKRWY
- a CDS encoding bestrophin family ion channel, translating into MVQYNPKDWLTFIFKFHKSDTFRKLIPMMIFIGIYTYGVGYLELEYWKLSAKNHLSNITVMHSMLGFVISLLLVFRTNTAYDRWWEGRKLWGALVNNSRNLALKLSVMLKEDHDRGYFKRLIPSYASMLAKHLTDKETSLQLYEDLDLEIDHHKHRPNQVAKMIYQKVYDLHEQKKITGDQLIVLNSEVQSFTDICGACERIKNTPIPYSYSAFIKKFIFFYVMTLPFGYVFSLGYYAVPVVIFVFYVLASLELIAEEIEDPFGFDANDLPIDKISENIKKHVEEVF